The genomic interval GGATGTCAAAAGCATTGAGCGTTCCACTCCAATGAAAGACAACCGCCAAACCCTGTTGTTCAGTGCTACGTTTTCGGATGATGTTATTAATCTGGCAGAACGCTGGACCCGTAACGCCCTGAAATTTGAAATTGAACCGGAAGTGAAGACTGCTGAAGCTGTTGAGCAGACTATTTATCTGTTGTCGACAGACGAGAAATACCCTGTACTTAAGCAGGTGCTGAAAGATGGCGAAGTGGATCGTGTCATGATCTTTGCCAATCGTCGGGATCTGGTGAAGGATTTGTTCGAACGCCTCAAAAAAGACAGCATTGATTGTTTGATGTTGTCTGGTGAGGTTCCTCAGGGGAAACGTCTTAAGACGCTTGATCAATTTAAACAAGGATTGGTCAAAGTGTTGGTGGCAACAGATGTAGCCGGTCGTGGTATTCATGTCGAAGGTGTGAGCCACGTCATCAATTATACGCTGCCGGAAGATCCGGAAGATTACGTACACCGTATTGGTAGAACCGGCCGTGCTGGCGCTAAAGGAAAATCTATCAGCTTTGCGTGCGAAGATGACTCCTTTCAGATTCCTGCTCTGGAAAAATACATCGGTCATAAACTTGAACTCTCATATCCACCTGTTGAATGGTTGAGCGAAACAGCAAACCTGCCCGAGTAATTCCGTCGCTGGAACACAAGATACTGCTAATTGATGGCAGTATCTTTATATTTAGAGCCTGGTTTGGCTGGCCGGACCGATTTATGGATCAACAGGGGCGTCCGGTGAATGCCGTTATTGGTTTTACGGATTTTGTGCTCAGGTTACTGGTGTCCCATCCAGAGCAGATGATTTTCTGTTTTGATACCAGTCTGTTTTCAGGTTTGAGGCATCAGCTTGATCCTTCCTATAAGGCCAACCGAACTCTTCCGGATAAATCTCTTGAGTATCAGATGAATAGCTGCTTCGAGCTGATTGAAGCCCTGGGGTTGCCTTGCCTGAAAAGTTACCAGTATGAGGCCGATGACCTGATGGCCAGCGTCCAGGCGCAATGGTATTCAGCGCAACCCGTTGTATTAGTGACGTCTGATAAGGATATTTTTCAGTTGTTGCGTCCCCATGATTGGTCCTGGGACGGTAAATCTGCCGGTTTGTCGGGCTATGAGCAGGTTCGTGAGCGCTGGCAGATTGAGCCATCGAAAATGCCCGAACTGTTGGCTCTGTGTGGTGATGCTTCAGACAATATCCCGGGACTTTCTGGTGTCGGTGCTAAGACTGCAGCTCGGTTGTTAAATGAAGTGGGAGATCTGAGCTCCTTGTTGGATCAACCCGAACTGATTCTGAAATCCACTATCCGGGCGAAGCAAAATATCTATCATCAGATTCAGGCTTATCGGTCGAGGCTGTTGCTCAATCACCAGTTGACCCGCTTATACCCTGATGCGCCCCTACCAGAACGGCCGGGTCAATGGGATATTACTGCCATAGATTCTGACAGGCTGGATTCGTTTGTCTCGTCCATACCGTTGCTGGGTAGCCAGAAATCATTTTTAAAAGGTTTGGTATTATGAAAATTGTTGCCGATGAAAATATGCCGGATGTTGAAACGCTGTTTGCCTCTTTGGCGGATGATATTGTCCGCTTGCCGGGCAGAACGATGAAAAACTCAGATTTATCCGATGCTGATGTACTGTTGGTGCGCAGCGTCACTCAGGTGAATGCAGAGCTGCTGGATGGCACAGATATCACTTTCGTTGGCAGTGCTACCATCGGTACTGATCATATTGATCAAGCTTATCTTGAGAGTAGAAACATTGCTTTTCATCATAGTCCTGGTTGTAACGCTGACAGTGTGGTGGATTATGTGCTTGCGGCGATCATGGCAGTTAAACCGGCAGACAAGCGTCTTAGTGAATTGCGTTATGGTGTGGTTGGTTGCGGTAATGTGGGGGGGCGATTGTCCCGAAGGTTGGAGCGAATGGGGCTTGAGGTTTTAAAAAATGATCCACCTCTCGCGGATCTGCAAAGTGATGGATTTGTCCCGCTAACGGATCTTAGTACATGTGATGTAGTCTGCCTTCATACGCCGTTGACCAAATCGGGTCAGTATCCGACTTATCATCTGATTGATGAAGCGTTTATCAATGCGCTGAAGCCTGGCTGTGTGTTAATCAATGCCGGACGCGGACCGGTCATAAAAGAGTCTGCTTTGCTCAGTCGTATGCAGCAGGCGAATGATCTGCAACTGGTGCTGGATGTCTGGGAAACAGAACCGGCAGTATCACCGGTATTGCTGCCGTTGACGAATATTTCGACGCCCCATATTGCGGGTTATAGCCTCGATGGCAAGCTGCGAGGCAGTTGGATGCTTTATAAAGCTCTTTGTGAACATCTTGGTAAGAGTTATCAGGCAGAGCAAAAATCAACGTTGCAGCTGCCTCAACCGATAGATCTGGAAGCCGGTCTGCCCCCTGAAGAGGCGCTGAGGCGATGTATCGCTCAGGTATACGACATTTACCAGGACTCTAATGCCATGCGTCAGGCGTTAAATGAAAGGAATGTCTCTTTATGGGCAGAAGCGTTTGATCAATTGCGTAAACACTATCCTGTCCGGCGGGAGTTTGGCTCTCTGGTGGTTTCGACTCGTGACTCTGTCTTAGCCGAATGGTTGACAGCATGTGGTTTTGATGTGAAGAGCGGTTAATCGCTCTTCTCTGGAATGGCTTCATCCTGTCCCTGAGCGATCATTAGCTCTACGCAGGCTTTAAAAATCATTTCCTCAGTAATCGGAGTCTCATTTCCCTCATCATCCAGAATAGCTGCACCATGAAAATCAGGTCTCTGGCCGGGAGAGTAATACTGCTGTGTCATTGTCTGCCTTCCTGTCCGTTATTTTTATTGTTGGAAGAGTTATTTTAATGAAGTGCTTTCGAAAGTGAAGAAAAATACGTAACAGAAATTCATATATGACTGTAATTCATCCTTATAAGTTATTGAAAAATATTGTTTTAGAACGTCTGAGATTTTTTGAGCTAGGGGAGTGTGGTCGCATATTTCATGGTCGCGGTAGTTGTTATGGCGGGTTGGAAGCGCTCACGGTGGATAAGTTTGGTCCTGTGCTGGTGGTGATTTTGTACCGGAAACCCGACGATATGGCCATTCTTGAGCAGGAAATGGCAGTATTGCTGTCTTTATCTGATCGTTTGACGCACCTGGCCTTTCAGTTTCGTTTTGTGCGCCCCACTCAATGGTATTGGCCTGGAGAATCCCTGGATGGATGTATTGGTTATGAAGACGGAATTGCTTACCGTCTGCGTTTTGATCATCAAAACCCCGGGCTGTTTCTGGATATGCAGGAAGGACGTCGGTGGGTGCGTGCTTATGCTGCCGGTAAGCGAATTGCAAACCTGTTTTCCTATACGTGTGCTTTCTCTGTGGTTGCAGAAGTAGCCGGTTGTCTCGAAACAGTTAACTTTGATATGAGTCGTTCAGCTTTAAATGCTGGTCGTGAAAATATTCGCCTCAATCAAGGTGATGTTGCTCGTCATCGACTGTTCGATCACGATATTTTAAAGTCTCTCGGCAAGATTACTCGACTCAGTCCATTTGATTTAGTGATCATTGATCCTCCGGTCAGACAGGACAGTTTTGATCCTGTCAAAGGTTATCAGCGTATTCTTTTGAGGGTCAGGGATTGGGTTGTGGAAAGTGGTTATTTATTGGTGACTATGAATGAGCCGACTATCAGTGTTGGCGAGTTTCGAACTATGCTGGAGTCCAGACTTGGTGAAGGTTTTGATTTCATTCGCCGGTTGCCTTCTGCTCGTTTTGTCGAAGAGCTCAGGCCTGACTATGGCCTGAAAGTGTTGCTCTATCAAAAAAGTCCCGCCAGTTCTGCTGACGGGTAACACCTTAAAGGGACCATGGTGAGGGAAACTGTGTGATGACCGTTCGGTCATTTATCCTGCATAAAGAGCGAAATTGTCCGGACTCTTGTAAATACGGAGCTGATTCGCTCTTCATTGAGACTACAGCGCCAATAACTCTACCTTCAGAAAAGCAGACCAACAATTGGCGTTATGTCAATACTGCACATGGATCACATATCTAATCATAAATGTTTTGCGAAAAAATAAATCATTCTAATTGATGAGAAAAAAATATTTACCTGTCATGGTTAATTTGCTAAGCAATAAATTATGTTGCTGATATTTAGTGTCAGTTATGCCTTTGGGATTCAGTTGTCCCGGTGGAGAGTCGTTATTTGAGTGATAGAATTCTGTGCAGTACTTAAAGGGGATGTTTGTCTCTGGGCAGGCACTCAAATTAAGTGCCTGTGAATGTTTGCAGGGTTTAGAACAACGTTGAATTATGTCGCTTTACGGTGTGATGCCAGGATATATGCGACGACCACTTCCATTTGATTGGAAGATTGGGATTTCAACGCCAGACGGATCAGGTCAATGGGGCGTTCATTTTCCTGCGCCAGTTCGGCAATACCGCTAAGCAATCTAAAGCCTTCCAGTGTCAGACAACAGTGGTTAAAGGCATCGTGTTTGTCTATATCATCAAACCGGATCAAGCCCTCTTGCTGTAACCACAAAATGGTCGCATAAGTCGCCATATAGCGATCACTGTGCATACCATATTCGTCTGGTTGATCGGGTCCGCTGATTTCGTCTACCCAGAGGATGATCTGGCGAGGGAACTGGCTGTACAGCCGGTTAAAAATACGTCCCGTATCGTTGTAGAACTCAGTGATATGAATATCCAGCATGCTTTGCCTTTATTGACGGTAATGGTTGAAAAACCGTGCCATGCGATCGATGGCTTCGACCAATATCTCTTTCTGCGGTAGACAGACAATACGGAAATGGTCGGGCTCTGGCCAGTGAAATGCCCTTCCGTGTACCAGCAGTATTTTTTCCTGCCTTAACAGATCCAGGATCATCCGCTCGTCATCGTGAATGGAAAATTTGCTCTGGTCTATTCTGGCAAACAAGTATAGCGCTCCCTTCGGACGAACTGCGCTCAACCCGGGAATGTCATTGATTTTTTGATGGGCGATATCCATTTGGTCGTAGAAACGCCCACCAGGACATACCAGGTCATTAATACTCTGGTATCCACCCAATGCTGTCTGAATGGCATGTTGGGCCGGAACATTGGCGCACAGACGCATCGAGGACAGCATATTGAGCCCTTCGATTAAGTCTTTGGCGTGGTGTTTTGGGCCTGACAGGATCATCCATCCAGCCCGGAAACCGGCCAGGCGGTAATTTTTTGACAAACCGTTGAATGTCAGACACAAAACATCTTCTGCCAGAGAGGCGAGTGCCGTGTGGGTTGCTCCATCGTAGAGAATTTTGTCATAAATCTCGTCACACAGAACAATGAGACTATGTTCCCGGGCAATTTGCAGGATGCCTTTGAGGATCTCTTCGGGATATACGGCCCCGGTAGGGTTGTTTGGATTAATAACCACGATTGCTTTGGTTCGCTCAGTGATTAACGAGCGCATGTGTTGAAGGTCAGGTGTCCAGTCAGATTGTTCATCGCACAGGTAATGTCGTGCGACTCCACCCGACAATGTAACCGCGCCAGTCCAGAGCGGATAGTCTGGTGCTGGAATCAATACTTCATCACCATCATTCAGAATGGCCTGAGTAGCCAGGA from Gynuella sunshinyii YC6258 carries:
- the rhlB gene encoding ATP-dependent RNA helicase RhlB produces the protein MSAPKKYHKKNKSLTDDWSIDQFIVEKQEGRTRFHDLDLPLPLMHAIHDLGFEYCSPIQAMSLPATLDGEDCIGKAQTGTGKTAAFLITVITDLLDHPLTEQYDSEPRALILAPTRELALQIAEDAKLLTRYTDLKIATLVGGMDFEKQQRRIQKRVDIVVATPGRLIDFVRRKAIFLDQIEILVIDEADRMLDMGFIPDVKSIERSTPMKDNRQTLLFSATFSDDVINLAERWTRNALKFEIEPEVKTAEAVEQTIYLLSTDEKYPVLKQVLKDGEVDRVMIFANRRDLVKDLFERLKKDSIDCLMLSGEVPQGKRLKTLDQFKQGLVKVLVATDVAGRGIHVEGVSHVINYTLPEDPEDYVHRIGRTGRAGAKGKSISFACEDDSFQIPALEKYIGHKLELSYPPVEWLSETANLPE
- a CDS encoding 5'-3' exonuclease, whose translation is MVERNSKPARVIPSLEHKILLIDGSIFIFRAWFGWPDRFMDQQGRPVNAVIGFTDFVLRLLVSHPEQMIFCFDTSLFSGLRHQLDPSYKANRTLPDKSLEYQMNSCFELIEALGLPCLKSYQYEADDLMASVQAQWYSAQPVVLVTSDKDIFQLLRPHDWSWDGKSAGLSGYEQVRERWQIEPSKMPELLALCGDASDNIPGLSGVGAKTAARLLNEVGDLSSLLDQPELILKSTIRAKQNIYHQIQAYRSRLLLNHQLTRLYPDAPLPERPGQWDITAIDSDRLDSFVSSIPLLGSQKSFLKGLVL
- a CDS encoding pyridoxal phosphate-dependent aminotransferase yields the protein MNSYQKSDKLKNVFYDIRGPVLTEAKRLEEEGHRILKLNIGNPAPFNFKAPDEIIQDVIYNLPEAEGYSDSKGIFSARKAIMHYSQQKRIRGVELEDIYLGNGVSELIVLATQAILNDGDEVLIPAPDYPLWTGAVTLSGGVARHYLCDEQSDWTPDLQHMRSLITERTKAIVVINPNNPTGAVYPEEILKGILQIAREHSLIVLCDEIYDKILYDGATHTALASLAEDVLCLTFNGLSKNYRLAGFRAGWMILSGPKHHAKDLIEGLNMLSSMRLCANVPAQHAIQTALGGYQSINDLVCPGGRFYDQMDIAHQKINDIPGLSAVRPKGALYLFARIDQSKFSIHDDERMILDLLRQEKILLVHGRAFHWPEPDHFRIVCLPQKEILVEAIDRMARFFNHYRQ
- a CDS encoding class I SAM-dependent methyltransferase; translation: MTVIHPYKLLKNIVLERLRFFELGECGRIFHGRGSCYGGLEALTVDKFGPVLVVILYRKPDDMAILEQEMAVLLSLSDRLTHLAFQFRFVRPTQWYWPGESLDGCIGYEDGIAYRLRFDHQNPGLFLDMQEGRRWVRAYAAGKRIANLFSYTCAFSVVAEVAGCLETVNFDMSRSALNAGRENIRLNQGDVARHRLFDHDILKSLGKITRLSPFDLVIIDPPVRQDSFDPVKGYQRILLRVRDWVVESGYLLVTMNEPTISVGEFRTMLESRLGEGFDFIRRLPSARFVEELRPDYGLKVLLYQKSPASSADG
- a CDS encoding PA1571 family protein; the encoded protein is MTQQYYSPGQRPDFHGAAILDDEGNETPITEEMIFKACVELMIAQGQDEAIPEKSD
- a CDS encoding 4-phosphoerythronate dehydrogenase → MKIVADENMPDVETLFASLADDIVRLPGRTMKNSDLSDADVLLVRSVTQVNAELLDGTDITFVGSATIGTDHIDQAYLESRNIAFHHSPGCNADSVVDYVLAAIMAVKPADKRLSELRYGVVGCGNVGGRLSRRLERMGLEVLKNDPPLADLQSDGFVPLTDLSTCDVVCLHTPLTKSGQYPTYHLIDEAFINALKPGCVLINAGRGPVIKESALLSRMQQANDLQLVLDVWETEPAVSPVLLPLTNISTPHIAGYSLDGKLRGSWMLYKALCEHLGKSYQAEQKSTLQLPQPIDLEAGLPPEEALRRCIAQVYDIYQDSNAMRQALNERNVSLWAEAFDQLRKHYPVRREFGSLVVSTRDSVLAEWLTACGFDVKSG